A genomic region of Capnocytophaga canimorsus contains the following coding sequences:
- a CDS encoding YcbK family protein, whose product MIKVFSKNITPNFKWGEFISKDGVAIPESLKPNVIEVCKNLEIIRKEVGNKPIKVHSGFRSFKHNAEVGGRMNSYHLQGKAADISVKGMTSKELYDTIIRLMDEGKIKAGGVGLYATFVHYDIRGSKVTFKG is encoded by the coding sequence TTGATTAAAGTTTTCTCGAAAAACATCACGCCTAATTTCAAATGGGGTGAATTTATTTCAAAGGATGGCGTGGCTATTCCTGAGAGTTTGAAACCTAATGTTATTGAGGTTTGTAAGAATTTGGAAATTATCCGTAAGGAAGTGGGTAATAAACCTATTAAGGTGCATTCTGGTTTTAGAAGTTTTAAACATAATGCTGAAGTTGGCGGTCGGATGAATTCCTACCATTTACAGGGTAAAGCTGCTGATATTTCGGTTAAGGGTATGACTTCTAAAGAATTGTATGATACGATTATCCGCTTAATGGATGAGGGCAAAATCAAAGCAGGGGGCGTTGGTTTGTATGCCACATTTGTACATTACGATATTAGAGGTTCTAAGGTAACATTTAAAGGTTAA
- a CDS encoding type II toxin-antitoxin system RelE/ParE family toxin yields MPRLVVWTRIAENELYNSLDYWMKHNKSSVYSNKVFSSVQANLKLLIKNPYLGSPFRYAGVRRFTIMKRFSLYYYFDDDYLYIVHFWDNSRDLENF; encoded by the coding sequence ATGCCGAGATTAGTTGTTTGGACTCGTATAGCTGAAAATGAGTTATACAATTCTTTGGATTATTGGATGAAGCATAATAAATCATCTGTTTATTCTAATAAAGTTTTTTCATCGGTACAAGCTAATTTAAAGCTTTTAATAAAAAATCCTTATTTAGGTTCTCCTTTTAGATATGCTGGAGTTAGGCGTTTTACGATAATGAAGCGTTTTTCTCTGTATTATTATTTTGACGATGATTATTTATATATTGTTCATTTTTGGGACAATAGCCGTGATTTAGAAAATTTTTAG
- a CDS encoding phosphoenolpyruvate carboxylase gives MVRKTKLERFQEEVLNKYQIYNSIFMTLPFDEVSNTGTLLPLFSEACKNGYDEGLTPFQIVNNFIARYVEHPTEKEKNDLLFRFIQYIERQVVLFDAIEDAAFSQVNNMEGLGTLRNVKEQAENQEKEAALRNYLQHTKIRPVLTAHPTQFYPGAVLGIITDLSQAIQKNDLGLIKKLLAQLGKTAFFKKEKPSPYDEAVSLIWYLENVFYHSVSNIYNYIFHNIFKNNPLENEIIQLGFWPGGDRDGNPFVTAEITLKVAERLKRTVLKNYYRDIRNIKRRITFQGIQPLVEDLEIKLYEISHLNKDESISLSELKQILQQIKQLLVEKHQSLFVELIDDLLHKVNIFGFHFATLDIRQDSRVHHCVMNDIAESLAGKILPQNYDSLSISERLNALKTAQGILNPNDFSDEITKQTIESVYAVKRIQLHNGEKGANRYIISNNQTALNVLELLTLIRLCDWEFPDIDIIPLFETINDLNVAAQVMEELYTNPYYKAHLERRNNIQTIMLGFSDGTKDGGYLKANWSIYQAKEQLTTVARNNGIKVIFFDGRGGPPARGGGKSHQFYASLGDAIEAEQIQLTIQGQTISSNFGTIESSQYNLEQLLSAGIDNQVFDDKSTLLTLADKALISQLAEESYKAYTDFKNHPLFVPYLEKMSTLKYYAKANIGSRPSKRGKSEQLNFSDLRAIPFVGSWSQMKQNVPGFYGVGTALKHLEEIGKFEEAKQLYKSSLFFRTLLENSMMSMTKSFFKLTEYIRKDAEFGEFWQIIFDEYELSKQMLLKITGYKELMENQSCGKASIEIRETIVLPLLTIQQYALKMIRDNANTQENVEVYEKMVTRSLFGNINASRNSA, from the coding sequence ATGGTAAGAAAGACCAAATTAGAACGATTTCAAGAAGAGGTGTTAAATAAGTATCAGATTTACAATAGTATATTTATGACTTTGCCGTTTGATGAAGTTTCCAATACAGGTACATTATTACCTCTTTTCAGTGAAGCTTGCAAAAATGGCTATGATGAAGGCTTGACTCCCTTTCAAATTGTTAATAATTTCATAGCTCGATATGTAGAGCATCCCACAGAAAAAGAGAAAAACGATTTGCTCTTTAGATTTATTCAATATATTGAGCGTCAAGTTGTTCTATTTGATGCTATTGAAGATGCTGCTTTTTCACAGGTTAACAATATGGAAGGCTTAGGAACGCTACGTAACGTTAAGGAACAAGCTGAAAATCAGGAAAAAGAAGCTGCTTTACGAAACTATTTACAACATACCAAAATACGACCTGTTCTCACGGCTCATCCCACACAATTCTATCCCGGAGCCGTTTTAGGCATCATTACAGATTTATCTCAAGCGATACAAAAAAATGATTTAGGTTTGATAAAGAAGCTGTTAGCTCAACTGGGAAAAACGGCATTCTTTAAAAAGGAAAAACCTTCACCATATGACGAGGCTGTTAGTCTGATTTGGTACTTAGAAAATGTTTTTTATCATTCGGTAAGCAACATTTACAATTATATTTTTCATAATATATTTAAAAACAATCCATTAGAAAACGAAATTATACAACTTGGCTTTTGGCCTGGTGGTGATCGTGATGGCAATCCGTTTGTAACTGCCGAGATTACACTAAAGGTCGCTGAAAGATTAAAACGTACAGTATTAAAAAATTATTACAGAGATATAAGAAATATCAAAAGACGTATCACTTTTCAAGGAATTCAACCTTTAGTTGAGGATTTGGAAATTAAGTTATATGAAATCAGTCATTTGAATAAAGATGAATCCATAAGTCTTTCCGAACTAAAACAGATCCTACAACAAATCAAACAACTTTTAGTTGAGAAACATCAATCGTTATTTGTTGAACTCATTGATGACCTATTACACAAGGTAAATATTTTCGGTTTTCATTTTGCAACCCTTGATATTCGCCAAGACTCGCGTGTGCATCATTGTGTAATGAACGATATTGCTGAAAGTCTTGCAGGAAAAATTTTGCCTCAAAACTATGATAGCTTGTCAATATCAGAACGACTAAACGCATTAAAGACAGCTCAAGGGATTTTAAATCCGAACGATTTTTCTGACGAAATTACAAAACAAACGATAGAATCTGTTTACGCTGTAAAGCGCATTCAATTACACAATGGTGAAAAAGGAGCTAATCGATATATTATCAGTAATAATCAGACAGCGTTGAACGTTTTGGAACTACTTACACTCATTCGTTTATGTGATTGGGAATTTCCTGATATTGATATAATTCCGCTATTTGAAACCATCAATGACCTTAACGTTGCTGCTCAAGTAATGGAAGAGCTTTACACCAATCCGTACTATAAAGCACACTTAGAAAGACGTAATAATATACAAACCATTATGTTAGGTTTTTCTGATGGCACGAAAGACGGAGGGTATTTAAAGGCGAATTGGAGCATCTATCAAGCTAAGGAGCAGCTTACTACGGTAGCTCGTAACAACGGTATCAAAGTTATATTTTTCGATGGGAGGGGAGGACCACCTGCACGAGGAGGAGGAAAATCCCATCAATTTTATGCCTCTTTGGGCGATGCTATTGAGGCTGAACAAATACAGTTAACTATTCAAGGACAAACCATTAGCTCTAATTTCGGAACTATTGAATCATCACAATATAATTTAGAACAATTACTCAGTGCAGGTATTGATAATCAAGTTTTTGACGATAAGAGCACTTTATTAACTTTAGCTGATAAAGCTTTGATTTCTCAATTGGCTGAGGAGAGTTATAAGGCTTATACAGACTTTAAGAATCATCCGTTATTTGTACCTTATTTGGAAAAAATGAGTACTTTGAAGTATTACGCTAAAGCAAACATAGGGAGTCGTCCAAGCAAAAGAGGGAAATCAGAGCAATTGAATTTCAGTGATTTAAGAGCAATCCCTTTTGTAGGCAGTTGGAGCCAGATGAAGCAAAATGTTCCTGGTTTCTATGGTGTTGGGACGGCTTTGAAACACTTAGAAGAAATAGGAAAATTTGAAGAGGCTAAACAACTTTATAAAAGTTCTTTATTTTTCCGTACTTTATTAGAAAACAGTATGATGAGTATGACTAAGTCGTTTTTCAAACTTACAGAATATATCCGTAAAGATGCTGAATTTGGTGAATTTTGGCAGATTATTTTTGATGAATACGAACTTTCAAAACAAATGCTTTTAAAAATAACTGGCTATAAAGAGCTTATGGAAAATCAATCGTGTGGAAAAGCATCTATTGAAATTCGTGAAACGATTGTTTTACCATTGCTAACCATACAGCAATATGCTTTAAAAATGATTCGTGATAACGCAAATACACAAGAAAATGTTGAAGTTTATGAAAAAATGGTAACTCGCTCATTATTCGGTAATATCAATGCTAGTCGTAATTCAGCTTAA
- a CDS encoding Lrp/AsnC family transcriptional regulator, translating to MGRFRLDEIDHQILDMLIDNTRTPFTDIAKKLDISAGTVHVRVRKMEDTGIIKGSTLTVDYEKLGYTFVAYVGVFLEKNHQTQFVLERLFNIPYVTVAHITTGKYNIFCKIRARDTKHAKEIIYMIDDIEGVARTESMISLEETINDKKRLMHTVFKEL from the coding sequence ATGGGAAGATTCAGATTGGATGAAATTGATCATCAGATTTTAGACATGCTAATCGACAATACACGTACCCCGTTTACCGATATCGCTAAAAAACTTGATATTTCGGCAGGTACAGTGCACGTCCGTGTACGTAAAATGGAAGATACAGGCATCATTAAAGGTTCTACACTCACTGTCGATTACGAAAAATTAGGATATACTTTCGTGGCTTATGTTGGGGTTTTTCTTGAAAAAAATCATCAAACACAATTCGTTCTAGAGCGTTTGTTCAACATTCCTTATGTTACTGTAGCTCATATTACCACAGGAAAATACAATATTTTCTGTAAAATCAGAGCACGTGATACCAAACACGCCAAAGAAATCATTTATATGATTGACGATATTGAAGGAGTGGCTCGCACGGAAAGTATGATTTCTTTAGAGGAAACCATCAACGATAAAAAACGTTTGATGCATACCGTTTTTAAAGAATTGTAA
- a CDS encoding M14 family metallopeptidase, producing MSYSEYKEHTLFGRYITFEMIASFLEKYHFNNIILLGHSVNGIPIQLYQIGQGKKKILMWSQMHGNESTTTKALFDLLNYLKHQPEILHHLSIYFIPMLNPDGAKVYTRVNANEIDLNRDAFDCAQPESKCLKKAYELSRPDFCFNLHDQRTIFSVGKSKFPATISFLAPSYNEKREINAVRQKSMEVIGFINDALQKEIPNQIGRFDDSFNINCTGDMFTSLQVPTILFEAGHFQNDYNREQTRYYVFKALCLALNYICKQEVTGKFYHSYFSIPENDKCFFDILLYDDLSEIPSDIGILFEEKLQNQTIVLVPYVAEKGNLRDKFGHIEGTLSKGIEKQNLPDAQKIADFLANYVKI from the coding sequence ATGAGTTATTCTGAATATAAAGAACACACTTTGTTTGGAAGATATATTACTTTTGAAATGATAGCTTCTTTTCTAGAAAAATATCATTTTAATAATATTATCCTATTGGGGCATTCAGTAAACGGGATTCCGATTCAGCTTTATCAGATAGGGCAGGGTAAAAAGAAAATCTTGATGTGGAGTCAAATGCACGGAAATGAATCTACAACTACCAAAGCTTTATTTGATTTATTGAATTACCTCAAGCATCAGCCTGAAATTTTACACCATTTGAGTATTTATTTTATTCCGATGCTTAATCCCGACGGAGCTAAAGTTTACACCCGTGTAAATGCTAATGAAATAGATTTGAACAGAGATGCGTTTGATTGTGCACAGCCCGAAAGCAAATGCTTAAAAAAAGCATATGAGCTTTCAAGGCCGGATTTTTGTTTTAATTTGCACGATCAGCGTACCATATTTAGTGTGGGTAAAAGCAAATTTCCAGCTACTATTTCCTTTTTAGCACCTTCCTATAATGAAAAGCGAGAAATCAATGCAGTAAGACAAAAAAGTATGGAAGTCATAGGTTTTATCAATGATGCTTTACAGAAGGAAATTCCAAATCAAATCGGTAGATTTGATGATAGTTTCAATATCAATTGCACGGGAGATATGTTTACTTCTTTACAAGTTCCGACCATTTTGTTTGAAGCAGGACATTTTCAAAATGATTACAATCGTGAACAAACAAGATATTATGTATTCAAAGCCTTATGTTTAGCTTTGAATTATATTTGTAAACAAGAAGTAACAGGCAAATTTTATCACTCCTATTTTTCCATTCCTGAAAATGATAAGTGTTTTTTTGATATTTTACTTTACGATGATTTATCAGAAATCCCTTCGGATATAGGGATTCTTTTTGAAGAAAAATTACAAAATCAGACTATCGTTCTTGTGCCTTACGTGGCTGAAAAGGGCAATTTGCGTGATAAATTCGGACATATTGAAGGAACTCTTTCTAAAGGAATTGAAAAACAAAATTTACCCGATGCCCAAAAAATAGCCGATTTTCTGGCGAATTATGTTAAAATTTAA
- a CDS encoding helix-turn-helix domain-containing protein, whose translation MVNTSDFSKRLQLIMDYYELTASAFADSLQIQRSSISHLLSERNKPSLDFILKLVETYPEVDIFWITQGKGSFPPAPLEKIENSSKERPKSTTNQYQGSLFDTFSKDKEGTPNQVINALEENIPEKIIGCTKKQIKKIVFFYENNTFEVYENH comes from the coding sequence ATGGTAAACACTTCCGATTTCTCAAAACGATTACAACTCATTATGGATTATTATGAGTTAACAGCTTCGGCTTTTGCTGATTCATTACAAATACAGCGTTCTAGTATTTCTCATTTACTTTCTGAACGCAACAAACCTAGCCTAGATTTCATCTTAAAATTAGTGGAAACCTACCCAGAAGTAGATATTTTTTGGATAACACAAGGAAAAGGAAGCTTCCCTCCTGCTCCGTTGGAAAAGATAGAAAATTCCTCAAAAGAAAGACCAAAAAGCACTACAAATCAGTATCAAGGAAGTCTATTTGACACCTTTTCCAAAGATAAGGAAGGTACTCCTAATCAAGTTATAAATGCTTTGGAAGAAAACATCCCAGAAAAAATAATAGGTTGTACCAAAAAGCAAATAAAAAAGATTGTTTTTTTCTATGAAAATAATACATTTGAAGTCTATGAAAATCATTGA